A genomic region of Chitinimonas arctica contains the following coding sequences:
- the aceA gene encoding isocitrate lyase: protein MSTREQRIAAIQHDWDTNPRWKGIKRGYTAADVERLRGSVQVEYTLARRGAEKLWSLVNNEPYVNCLGALTGGQAMQQVKAGVKAIYLSGWQVAADNNEYAAMYPDQSLYPVDSVPKVVERINNAFSRADEIQHSKGLERGSSGFIDYFAPIVADAEAGFGGVLNAYELMKAMIRAGAGGVHFEDQLASVKKCGHMGGKVLVPTAEAVQKLIAARMAADVYGVPTLVIARTDAEAADLLTSDYDENDKPFLTGERTAEGFYKTKKGMEQAISRAVAYAEYADLVWCETGTPDLEFARKFAEAVHAKHPGKLLAYNCSPSFNWKKNLDDATIAKFQKELGAMGYKYQFITLAGIHSMWYNMFDLAQDYVARGMSAYVEKVQEPEFAARERGYSFVSHQQEVGTGYFDDVTTVIQGGRSSVTALTGSTEEEQFH, encoded by the coding sequence ATGTCGACCCGCGAACAACGTATTGCCGCCATTCAACATGACTGGGACACCAACCCGCGCTGGAAGGGTATCAAGCGCGGCTACACCGCCGCCGACGTCGAGCGCCTACGCGGCTCCGTCCAGGTGGAATACACGCTGGCCCGCCGCGGTGCCGAGAAGCTCTGGTCGCTGGTGAACAACGAGCCCTACGTCAACTGCCTGGGCGCCCTCACCGGCGGCCAAGCCATGCAACAGGTCAAGGCCGGCGTCAAAGCCATCTACCTGTCGGGCTGGCAAGTCGCTGCCGACAACAACGAATACGCCGCCATGTATCCGGACCAGTCGCTCTACCCGGTGGATTCGGTGCCCAAGGTGGTGGAACGCATCAACAATGCCTTCTCCCGTGCCGATGAGATCCAGCACTCCAAAGGCCTGGAAAGAGGTAGTAGCGGCTTCATCGACTACTTCGCGCCCATCGTGGCCGATGCCGAGGCCGGTTTCGGCGGCGTGCTGAACGCCTACGAACTGATGAAGGCCATGATCCGTGCCGGCGCCGGCGGCGTGCACTTTGAAGACCAGCTGGCTTCGGTCAAGAAGTGCGGCCATATGGGCGGCAAGGTACTGGTCCCCACCGCCGAAGCGGTACAAAAGCTGATCGCCGCGCGCATGGCCGCCGACGTCTACGGCGTCCCCACCCTGGTGATCGCCCGTACCGATGCGGAAGCCGCCGATCTGCTGACCAGCGACTACGACGAAAACGATAAGCCCTTCCTGACCGGCGAGCGCACGGCCGAAGGCTTCTACAAGACCAAGAAGGGTATGGAGCAGGCCATCAGCCGCGCCGTTGCCTACGCCGAATACGCCGACCTGGTCTGGTGTGAAACCGGTACGCCCGATCTGGAATTCGCCCGCAAGTTCGCCGAAGCGGTCCATGCCAAGCATCCGGGCAAGCTGCTGGCCTACAACTGTTCGCCTTCCTTCAACTGGAAGAAGAACCTGGACGACGCCACCATCGCCAAATTCCAGAAGGAGCTGGGCGCCATGGGCTACAAGTACCAGTTCATCACTTTGGCCGGCATCCACTCCATGTGGTACAACATGTTCGATCTGGCCCAGGACTACGTGGCCCGCGGCATGTCGGCCTATGTGGAAAAGGTGCAGGAACCGGAATTCGCCGCCCGCGAACGCGGTTACAGCTTTGTGTCGCACCAGCAGGAAGTGGGCACCGGCTACTTCGACGACGTAACCACCGTGATCCAGGGCGGCCGCTCCTCGGTGACGGCGCTGACCGGCTCGACGGAAGAAGAACAGTTCCACTGA
- a CDS encoding toxic anion resistance protein: MSTTIGDHPPDQTDARNALMARLAPSDEARANTVARLAPLLDCLLDAPLHGDVFQRGTESILRLGRREMTAAADLLAGRVMARNTRGIEAGAAFAAIATLRTYLDQLDPARQGDLFGRRKLFGILPMGNRLQAYFRRFQAEAARLQAALQAIYNARDDMLRDELEIEGIRAKLWQAILLLADELRLIEQLSGQLAGRLDELAHRDAPRSRVLREEVLYGLGQNLQDMQTQQAINLNGYLVMEVLKRGCREMIAGCDRVATTGLSALAVAQTVARASGNQLAVMALLEGVDAGVSALRDAPSGKPELDMAKLQAMFQLSFEAMDALAHSHADAMSVLAGNKAAFTARIAQDVPRAHPV; the protein is encoded by the coding sequence ATGTCCACCACCATCGGCGACCACCCGCCAGATCAAACCGACGCAAGGAACGCATTGATGGCGCGGCTGGCGCCGTCCGATGAAGCTCGCGCGAATACAGTCGCCAGGCTGGCCCCGCTACTGGATTGCCTGCTGGATGCGCCCTTGCATGGCGATGTCTTTCAGCGCGGGACCGAGTCGATTCTGCGCCTCGGCCGCAGGGAAATGACTGCCGCCGCCGATTTGCTGGCGGGCCGCGTCATGGCACGTAACACCCGCGGTATCGAAGCCGGCGCCGCGTTTGCTGCCATCGCCACGCTGCGTACTTATCTGGACCAGCTCGATCCCGCCCGCCAAGGCGACCTTTTCGGCCGTCGCAAACTGTTTGGCATCCTGCCCATGGGCAATCGGCTACAGGCTTATTTCCGGCGCTTCCAGGCCGAAGCCGCGCGCTTGCAGGCTGCGCTGCAAGCAATCTATAACGCGCGCGACGATATGCTGCGCGATGAACTGGAAATCGAGGGCATCCGTGCCAAGCTTTGGCAAGCCATCCTCTTGCTGGCGGACGAACTGCGGCTGATCGAGCAACTGTCCGGGCAGTTGGCGGGACGCTTGGACGAATTGGCCCACCGCGACGCACCGCGCAGCCGCGTCCTGCGCGAGGAAGTCCTCTACGGCCTTGGGCAGAATCTACAAGATATGCAAACGCAGCAGGCGATCAACCTGAATGGCTATCTGGTCATGGAGGTACTCAAACGCGGTTGCCGCGAGATGATCGCGGGCTGCGATCGGGTTGCCACTACCGGTCTGTCGGCGTTGGCGGTGGCACAAACCGTCGCCCGTGCCAGCGGCAATCAGTTGGCCGTGATGGCGCTGCTGGAAGGGGTGGACGCCGGCGTGTCCGCCTTGCGCGATGCACCAAGCGGCAAGCCCGAACTGGATATGGCCAAATTGCAGGCCATGTTCCAGCTGAGCTTCGAAGCCATGGACGCATTGGCGCATAGCCACGCCGATGCCATGTCCGTTCTCGCCGGCAACAAAGCGGCATTCACCGCGCGTATAGCGCAAGATGTCCCCCGAGCGCACCCGGTCTAA
- a CDS encoding YiaA/YiaB family inner membrane protein, which produces MAKQFLIRRDTSSWTMQVWLSFGLALISCAIGVWNMPSESLDRAFLAVGFFFCLFASFTLAKTIRDNRDDKVDTGPWVIMVWVGFFIAIALTAWGLFRMQIGQWEKGYMVVSWLYLVSSVFTVAKTVRDKHEADLIESGGSIAENTVPQPTSRIQG; this is translated from the coding sequence ATGGCCAAGCAGTTTCTGATCCGCCGCGACACCTCGAGTTGGACCATGCAAGTCTGGCTGTCTTTCGGCCTGGCTTTGATCTCCTGCGCCATCGGCGTGTGGAATATGCCTAGCGAAAGCCTGGACCGCGCCTTCCTGGCCGTGGGCTTTTTCTTCTGCTTGTTCGCTTCCTTCACCCTGGCCAAGACCATACGCGACAATCGCGACGACAAGGTCGATACCGGTCCCTGGGTCATCATGGTCTGGGTGGGATTTTTCATCGCCATCGCCTTGACCGCGTGGGGCCTGTTCCGTATGCAGATCGGCCAATGGGAAAAAGGCTATATGGTGGTCAGCTGGCTATATCTGGTCAGCTCGGTCTTCACCGTGGCCAAGACCGTGCGCGATAAGCATGAAGCCGATCTGATCGAGTCGGGCGGCAGCATTGCGGAAAATACCGTGCCGCAACCTACGTCCCGTATTCAGGGTTAA
- a CDS encoding malate synthase G, translating to MTERIKHGNLAIHAALFDLVNRHILPGAGLQADAFWTGFEQLIADLTPKNIALLAKRDQLQARIDAWHRANRVFDAGAYRVFLQEIGYLLPEGDDFSISTEGVDAEIASMAGPQLVVPVKNARYALNAANARWGSLYDALYGTDAIPERDGAEKGRSYNPVRGAKVIEFARAFLDEIFPLAKGSHRDARLYTVAAGQLQVGLVDGSHSGLRDAALFVGYTGTVDAPTGLLLKHNGLHVEIQIDAAHPIGKSDTAHVKDLCLEAAITTIQDCEDSVAAVDGEDKVEVYRNWLGLMLGTLEDTFDKGGQRLTRRMNPDRAFLDPAGLPFSLPGRSLMLLRNVGHLMTNPAIRHQGLDIFEGIMDAVITALIAKHDILGQGPLRNSRTGSMYIVKPKMHGPEEVAFAVELFSRVETLAGLPRNSLKIGIMDEERRTTVNLKECIRAASERTIFINTGFMDRTGDEIHTSMEAGPVVRKEAMKQEKWIAAYENWNVDIGLACGLKGRAQIGKGMWPKPDLMAEMLANKIGHPMSGANCAWVPSPTGAVLHALHYHKVDVAARQEALLQRPRAALADILAIPLATDTNWSAEEIRAELENNCQGILGYVVRWVDQGVGCSKVPDIHDVGLMEDRATLRISSQHVANWLRHGVVERDQVMAVLQRMAAIVDQQNQGDPHYAAMTGNFDTSIAFKAACELVFEGDKQPNGYTEPVLHRSRLAVKAAYAD from the coding sequence ATGACCGAACGCATCAAGCACGGCAATCTGGCCATCCACGCCGCCTTGTTCGACCTCGTCAACCGTCACATCCTCCCCGGCGCCGGCCTGCAGGCCGACGCCTTCTGGACAGGCTTCGAGCAGCTCATCGCCGACCTCACCCCCAAGAACATCGCCCTGCTGGCCAAGCGCGACCAACTGCAAGCCCGGATCGATGCCTGGCACCGCGCCAACCGCGTGTTCGATGCCGGCGCCTATCGTGTTTTCCTGCAAGAGATCGGTTATCTGCTGCCCGAAGGGGATGATTTCAGCATCAGTACCGAAGGGGTCGATGCCGAGATCGCCAGCATGGCTGGCCCCCAATTGGTGGTGCCGGTCAAGAACGCGCGCTACGCCCTCAATGCCGCCAATGCGCGCTGGGGTTCGCTGTACGACGCGCTGTACGGCACCGACGCCATCCCCGAGCGGGACGGCGCGGAAAAGGGCCGCAGCTACAACCCGGTGCGCGGCGCCAAGGTCATCGAATTCGCCCGCGCCTTCCTGGACGAAATCTTTCCGCTGGCCAAGGGATCGCACCGCGATGCCCGCCTATACACCGTGGCCGCCGGCCAGCTGCAGGTGGGCCTGGTCGACGGCAGCCATAGCGGCCTGCGCGACGCCGCCCTGTTCGTCGGCTACACCGGCACGGTAGACGCACCCACCGGCCTGCTGCTCAAGCACAACGGCCTGCATGTCGAGATCCAGATCGACGCCGCCCATCCCATCGGCAAGAGCGACACGGCCCACGTCAAGGACCTGTGCCTGGAGGCCGCCATCACCACCATCCAGGATTGCGAGGATTCGGTCGCGGCGGTGGATGGCGAAGACAAGGTCGAGGTATACCGCAACTGGCTGGGCTTAATGCTGGGCACCCTGGAAGACACTTTCGACAAGGGCGGCCAACGCCTCACCCGCCGCATGAACCCGGATCGCGCCTTCCTCGATCCCGCCGGCCTTCCCTTCAGCCTGCCCGGCCGGTCGCTGATGCTGCTGCGCAATGTCGGCCATCTGATGACCAATCCGGCTATCCGCCATCAAGGGCTGGATATCTTCGAAGGCATCATGGATGCCGTCATCACCGCCCTGATCGCCAAGCACGACATACTCGGCCAGGGTCCGCTGCGCAATTCGCGTACCGGTTCGATGTATATCGTCAAACCGAAGATGCACGGCCCGGAAGAAGTCGCCTTCGCCGTCGAGCTGTTCAGCCGGGTGGAAACGCTGGCCGGCCTGCCGCGCAATAGCCTGAAGATCGGCATCATGGACGAAGAGCGCCGCACCACCGTCAATCTGAAGGAGTGCATACGCGCGGCCAGCGAACGCACCATCTTTATCAATACCGGCTTTATGGACCGCACCGGCGACGAGATCCATACCTCGATGGAAGCAGGTCCGGTGGTGCGCAAGGAGGCGATGAAGCAGGAAAAGTGGATCGCCGCCTATGAAAACTGGAACGTGGATATCGGCCTGGCCTGCGGCCTGAAAGGGCGCGCCCAGATCGGCAAAGGCATGTGGCCCAAGCCGGACCTGATGGCGGAAATGCTCGCCAACAAGATCGGCCACCCGATGTCCGGCGCCAACTGCGCCTGGGTTCCCTCGCCGACCGGCGCCGTGCTGCACGCCTTGCATTATCACAAGGTCGATGTGGCGGCACGCCAGGAAGCATTGCTGCAACGTCCGCGCGCCGCGCTGGCCGATATCCTGGCGATTCCCCTGGCCACCGATACGAATTGGTCGGCCGAGGAAATACGCGCGGAACTGGAGAACAACTGCCAAGGCATTCTCGGTTACGTGGTGCGCTGGGTGGACCAGGGCGTGGGCTGCTCCAAGGTACCCGATATCCACGATGTCGGACTGATGGAAGACCGCGCCACCCTGCGCATCTCCAGCCAGCATGTCGCCAATTGGCTGCGGCACGGCGTGGTGGAACGCGATCAGGTGATGGCAGTGCTGCAGCGCATGGCTGCCATTGTCGACCAGCAGAACCAAGGCGATCCGCACTATGCCGCCATGACCGGCAACTTCGACACCAGCATTGCGTTCAAGGCCGCCTGCGAGTTGGTGTTCGAAGGCGACAAGCAGCCCAACGGCTATACCGAACCGGTACTGCACCGCAGCCGGCTGGCCGTGAAGGCGGCCTACGCCGACTAG